A region from the Tigriopus californicus strain San Diego chromosome 9, Tcal_SD_v2.1, whole genome shotgun sequence genome encodes:
- the LOC131886514 gene encoding uncharacterized protein LOC131886514 produces the protein MNGAGLINLSQFRYKDYPHKKVALIHLERKRPWPSCPNPETGNQWSEDMKSKIVDIVSKGKFEVFRADQKTKVDDDPSLRQALNECMEASVDVIVAVQPVISDGRLAPVLAQQWGHCLILWATPEEQKGEMISGNSLVGSHLMTATLRQLGFPAQFVFGNLDWALAETQLLRAVDVAFASRYLAKAKVALIGYQAPGFQDFHPNPFVMRKTFGTLMLHIGTTEYVQLAKSMKKDVVQNDTDHVLNHLKLPFKALQTGFGVEEHELDQSSRHYLAMKTLIADNNLDALAIRCWPELPGPPESGGLDQWCYMALARLATEGFPIACEGDVDGALGCLIGKFLGCGTIYLSDWLEHDKETLTLWHGGMAPFQLSEAVGTRLGPCISRHFNNRKAGCLDATIRIGMEVTIFRFWVFNEQYHVVIMEGRTVKPKRHLLGNNGLVEFEADVDLINSFEVWLQRGFPHHICVVEGRQGKKMAAFAEQSNVKVLEKRLLA, from the exons ATGAACGGAGCTGGCTTGATCAATTTAAGCCAATTCCGATATAAGGATTACCCGCACAAGAAGGTAGCTTTAATTCACTTGGAGCGGAAACGGCCATGGCCATCATGTCCAAACCCGGAAACCGGCAACCAATGGAGCGAAGATATGAAATCCAAGATTGTGGATATTGTCTCGAAGGGAAAATTTGAAGTCTTTCGAGCTGACCAGAAAACCAAGGTCGACGACGATCCAAGCCTCCGCCAAGCTCTTA ATGAGTGCATGGAAGCTTCGGTGGATGTGATTGTTGCTGTCCAGCCAGTAATCAGTGATGGTCGGTTGGCACCGGTCTTGGCCCAACAATGGGGCCATTGCCTGATCCTGTGGGCCACGCCTGAGGAGCAGAAAGGAGAAATGATCTCTGGAAACTCTTTGGTCGGTTCACACCTGATGACCGCCACATTAAGGCAACTCGGCTTCCCAGCTCAGTTTGTATTCGGGAACTTAGATTGGGCTTTGGCCGAAACTCAGTTGTTGAGGGCTGTGGATGTAGCTTTTGCATCTCGAtacttggccaaggccaaagtgGCCTTAATCGGCTACCAAGCCCCGGGTTTTCAAGATTTCCATCCCAACCCTTTCGTGATGAGGAAAACCTTTGGAACCCTCATGTTACATATTGGGACCACTGAATACGTTCAATTGGCCAAGAGTATGAAGAAGGACGTAGTGCAGAATGACACTGACCACGTGCTCAATCATCTCAAACTACCCTTCAAAGCCCTACAGACTGGTTTCGGGGTTGAGGAACATGAACTGGACCAATCTTCTAGACACTATCTCGCCATGAAAACCCTGATTGCCGATAATAATCTGGATGCCTTAGCTATTCGGTGCTGGCCGGAACTCCCAGGGCCTCCGGAAAGTGGTGGCCTGGATCAATGGTGCTACATGGCCTTGGCCAGATTGGCAACTGAAGGGTTCCCAATTGCTTGCGAAGGAGATGTGGACGGGGCTCTGGGATGTTTGATCGGCAAGTTCTTAGGCTGCGGCACCATTTACCTCTCGGATTGGCTTGAGCATGACAAAGAAACATTGACACTTTGGCACGGCGGCATGGCTCCATTTCAACTGAGCGAGGCTGTTGGCACTCGGTTAGGCCCCTGCATCAGCCGTCATTTCAACAACCGGAAAGCTGGCTGTCTCGATGCCACAATCAGGATTGGGATGGAAGTGACCATCTTCAGATTTTGGGTGTTCAATGAGCAATACCATGTTGTGATCATGGAAG GAAGGACTGTAAAACCCAAAAGACATTTGTTGGGAAATAATGGTTTGGTGGAGTTCGAGGCTGATGTGGACCTgatcaattcatttgaagtCTGGCTTCAAAGAGGATTTCCGCATCACATTTGCGTCGTGGAAGGGcgacaaggcaaaaaaatggctgCATTTGCTGAACAAAGCAATGTCAAGGTACTGGAAAAACGTTTACTGGCATGA
- the LOC131886576 gene encoding uncharacterized protein LOC131886576, whose translation MAKMLSQGLKVSIVLTCIYFIFLIFNKAKLKPNSPSSKLSNQSDVNVNEVHLKDCQCSRRISANDDPVVGFGVTTCGMDAFQRGSRQKVISYSYFGDPQIPTQRQYFQGIALNARRIHQLYPGWVMRVYHNLTNKAQLCNLTCHNSNLDFCDIHFNPQFGSLQSILPTIWRFVPLVDDQVSIAMFRDLDSVVSAREESAVQAWIHSKHVFHFMRDHPGHNMEILAGMWGAKVESMRNTLAKVVFQILQDRAARAQSLFHSNDQVILVKYLWEWGKDLALQHDSYHCQDFSKTSAFPTQREMAPNNFVGVPFVDQSSLNVSCPPKCRPRDHRNWEYC comes from the exons ATGGCGAAAATGCTAAGCCAAGGGCTCAAGGTGTCAATTGTCTTGACttgtatttatttcatttttctcatatTTAACAAAGCAAAACTGAAACCAAATTCGCCATCGTCAAAACTTTCCAACCAATCTGATGTTAATGTTAATGAAGTTCATCTGAAAGATTGTCAGTGCTCAAGAAGAATTAGTGCAAATGACGATCCCGTTGTAGGTTTCGGTGTGACGACTTGTGGAATGGATGCATTTCAACGAGGATCACGTCAAAAAGTGATATCATACTCGTATTTTGGGGACCCCCAAATACCCACTCAACGTCAGTATTTCCAAGGCATAGCATTAAATGCCCGACGGATCCACCAATTGTATCCCGGGTGGGTCATGCGGGTCTATCATAATCTTACAAATAAGGCTCAACTCTGCAATTTGACGTGCCATAATTCTAACCTCGATTTCTGTGATATTCACTTCAATCCCCAATTTGGATCTCTTCAGAGTATTTTGCCCACAATTTGGAGATTTGTGCCATTGGTTGATGATCAG GTGTCTATCGCCATGTTTCGTGATTTAGACAGCGTGGTTTCAGCGCGTGAGGAATCAGCTGTCCAAGCATGGATCCATTCGAAGCACGTGTTCCATTTTATGCGGGACCATCCAGGTCATAATATGGAGATCCTGGCGGGAATGTGGGGCGCCAAGGTGGAATCCATGCGAAATACTTTGGCTAAAGTCgtctttcaaatacttcaAGATCGCGCAGCACGAGCCCAGAGTCTGTTCCACTCCAATGATCAAGTGATTCTTGTCAAATACTTGTGGGAATGGGGCAAAGACTTGGCCCTTCAACACGATAGCTACCATTGTCAGGATTTTTCCAAGACGTCAGCCTTCCCCACTCAACGAGAAATGGCTCCCAACAACTTTGTTGGAGTGCCATTTGTCGATCAGTCCTCTCTCAATGTATCATGTCCCCCAAAATGTCGTCCCAGGGATCACAGAAACTGGGAGTATTGTTGA
- the LOC131887455 gene encoding medium-chain acyl-CoA ligase ACSF2, mitochondrial-like encodes MSDHYRTAVEGTLQRNLSTVLSSENNADMKWSYVSGESSEPLSSKPLSQLFDEKTTEFASRTCIVSTYQGISKTFAEVKKEVDRLAAGLISLGMNQGDRLGIWGITCYEWYLVQFAAVKAGLVLVNINPAYQAAELKYCLNLVDVKGLVCSETFRTQNYYKILNAVAPEVEGSKPGAIKSANAPALEKLVMISDKEFAGAFRFQDVMKMGDCKEQIDKLNGLQNRLQMEDPCNIQFTSGTTGNPKGACLSQHNVVNNSRVIGKRLQYDQKPHAICLAVPFYHSFGCVMGNICGLTFGAKVVIPAAHFNAKSCLEAIEKEKCTAIYGSPTMFVDMLNLQRRHAYDVSSVETGIMAGASCPTELCKNVGKELNMTRFTVAYGMTETGPVTFQAFPGASTTLYVTPHVEAKVCDENGKLLPCGSPGEVCSRGYTTMLGYWNDEQKTKDSIDSKRWFHSGDLGVIHENGSLEIVGRIKDMIIRGGENLFPKEIEELLHQHPKVMEASVVGIPDERMGEELCAWIRLEDNTQCTEEELKAYFKGKIAHFKIPRFIIFVDKFPVTVTGKIQKFKIIEESIKKLAH; translated from the exons ATGTCTGACCATTACAGAACGGCCGTGGAGGGTACCCTCCAGCGTAATTTGTCAACCGTTTTGTCAAGCGA AAACAACGCCGACATGAAATGGAGCTATGTTTCTGGGGAAAGTTCTGAGCCCTTAAGTAGCAAGCCTCTTAGTCAATTATTCGATGAAAAGACTACGGAGTTTGCCTCACGGACCTGCATTGTGTCTACCTATCAAGGTATCAGCAAGACCTTTGCCGAGGTCAAGAAAGAAGTGGACCGTTTGGCTGCTGGGTTAATATCCTTGGGTATGAACCAAGGAGACCGACTCGGAATTTGGGGCATCACTTGCTATGAATGGTATCTGGTCCAATTTGCGGCTGTCAAGGCCGGATTAGTGTTG GTCAATATCAATCCCGCATACCAAGCGGCTGAATTGAAGTATTGCTTGAATTTGGTGGATGTGAAAGGTCTGGTGTGCTCTGAAACGTTTAGAACCCAGAATTATTACAAGATATTGAATGCTGTTGCTCCTGAAGTGGAGGGATCCAAGCCCGGGGCCATCAAATCAGCCAATGCTCCTGCCTTGGAAAAGTTGGTCATGATCTCTGACAAAGAGTTTGC gggAGCCTTTCGATTCCAAGACGTCATGAAGATGGGGGACTGCAAAGAACAAATTGATAAATTGAACGGTTTGCAAAACAGATTGCAAATGGAAGACCCTTGCAATATCCAATTCACCTCG GGAACTACTGGAAATCCCAAGGGAGCTTGTTTGTCCCAACACAATGTTGTGAACAACTCACGAGTCATTGGAAAGCGACTGCAATACGACCAAAAG CCCCATGCGATTTGCCTTGCTGTTCCGTTTTACCACTCCTTTGGGTGTGTTATGGGCAACATTTGTGGCTTGACCTTTGGGGCCAAGGTTGTGATACCCGCTGctcatttcaatgccaagTCTTGCTTGGAAGCCATCGAGAAGGAAAA GTGCACGGCAATTTATGGCTCACCAACCATGTTCGTGGACATGCTCAATTTACAACGAAGACATGCCTATGACGTTTCCTCCGTTGAAACTGGCATCATGGCAGGAGCCTCTTGTCCCACGGAACTTTGCAAGAACGTCGGCAAAGAATTGAATATGACCCGGTTTACA GTCGCCTATGGTATGACTGAGACAGGCCCAGTCACGTTCCAGGCATTTCCTGGAGCGTCAACCACGTTGTACGTGACCCCGCACGTGGAGGCTAAGGTTTGTGACGAAAACGGGAAATTACTCCCTTGCGGATCTCCCGGAGAGGTGTGTAGTCGAGGCTACACGACGATGCTGGGTTATTGGAATGACGAGCAGAAGACCAAAGATTCTATTGATTCCAAGCGTTGGTTCCACTCCGG AGACTTGGGTGTCATTCATGAGAACGGGAGCTTAGAAATCGTAGGTCGGATCAAGGACATGATCATCCGTGGAGGAGAGAACCTTTTCCCGAAGGAGATCGAGGAGTTACTTCATCAACATCCCAAAGTCATGGAGGCCAGTGTGGTGGGAATTCCCGACGAGCGGATGGGTGAGGAGCTCTGTGCTTGGATTCGCCTGGAGGACAACACTCAATGTACTGAGGAGGAGCTCAAGGCTTACTTCAAAGGAAAA ATCGCCCATTTCAAGATTCCGAGATTTATCATTTTCGTTGACAAGTTCCCGGTGACTGTCACGGGAaagattcaaaaattcaagatcattgAGGAGAGCATCAAGAAATTGGCGCATTAA